The Altererythrobacter sp. H2 genomic sequence ACGCCGACTTCCCGGCAGACGCGCTGTTCAAGTGGGACTGGGTGTGGAAGACGCTGGTCTTCGCAATATTCCTGCCGCTGGCCCTGACCACGAAACTCCGGATCGAATCGGCGGCGCTGACCATGGTGCTGACCGCCGGGGCAATCATCATCGCCACCGGCATGAAAACCGCGCTGGGCGGCGGCGGCTATGAAAGCCTCAGCTTTTTCGTCAACAACAACAGCGGCATCTACGAAAGCTCGACCCTGGCGACCGTGGCAGTCGGGATCATCCCGCTGATCCTGTGGTTCACCAAACACGGCACGGTGTTCCCGCCCGACTGGCGGGTCAAGGCGTTCGCCTACGGGCTGATCTTCGCCTGTCTGCTGGTGCCGATCGGCACCGAAGCGCGCACCGGCCTGATCTGCATGGGCGTGCTGGCGCTGGTTTCGCTGCGGGACGTCAAACGCAGGCTGACCTTCCTGATGGGCGGCGCGGTGATGGTCATGGTGGCGCTGCCGTTCCTGCCCACCAGCTATTACGAGCGCATGGGGCTGATTGCCGGGTACAAGGAAGATTCGTCCGCCTCGACCCGCGTGGCGGTGTGGCAATGGACCTATGAATATTCGCTCGAAAATCCCTTCGGCGGTGGATTCGATGCCTTCCGCGGCAACCGCTTCGCCTATCAGATGCCGGTCAAGGAAGAGAGCGGGGCAAATACCGTTTCGATCGAATATCGCGAAGTGGTCGATGAAGCGCGGGCCTATCATTCGGCCATCTTCGAGATGCTGGGCGAACAGGGCTGGCCGGGCCTGATCATGTGGCTCTGGTTCCAGGCGCTCGGCGTCTGGCAAATGGAGCGGCTGCGGCGGCGCTGGCGCAATCGCGGCGGCCATGGCGAGCAGTGGCAGGCACCACTGGCCAGCGCGCTGCAGGTGGCGCAGATCGTCTACCTGGTCGGTGCGCTGTTCCAGGGCATTGCCTACCAGCCCTTCATTATGATGCTCGCCGGATTGCAGATCGCGCTGTGGACTTACTGCCGCCGCCATGATTCGCAGGTGCGCGACGCACGCCTGCCGCGCCGGCCGGTTGCCAGGGTGCGGACCGGCGGCAAAGCCGTAGCGGCAGGGGCGGGTGCGTTGCGCTAGCTGCAATCATGCGCCATGAAGCCGCCGCACAAACGCAGAATCGCGGCACAAAGGAGAGGCGCATGACCCCGCAGGAAATCGCAACCAAGGTCGGCCAGCACATCGGCACCAGTGAATGGGTGGAGATGA encodes the following:
- a CDS encoding DUF5935 domain-containing protein, which encodes MLDLALFLFICFMLLAGLRRPYLWVLTYLYIDILAPQKIGWTITPAFQVSLIAFCAAFAGWILVDPKRGSKFTLRQGLLLALLVYCGWTTMNADFPADALFKWDWVWKTLVFAIFLPLALTTKLRIESAALTMVLTAGAIIIATGMKTALGGGGYESLSFFVNNNSGIYESSTLATVAVGIIPLILWFTKHGTVFPPDWRVKAFAYGLIFACLLVPIGTEARTGLICMGVLALVSLRDVKRRLTFLMGGAVMVMVALPFLPTSYYERMGLIAGYKEDSSASTRVAVWQWTYEYSLENPFGGGFDAFRGNRFAYQMPVKEESGANTVSIEYREVVDEARAYHSAIFEMLGEQGWPGLIMWLWFQALGVWQMERLRRRWRNRGGHGEQWQAPLASALQVAQIVYLVGALFQGIAYQPFIMMLAGLQIALWTYCRRHDSQVRDARLPRRPVARVRTGGKAVAAGAGALR